The genomic segment TTACATGTCCACATGTCTCTCTGTGCAAATCGCAAGTCCCAGCtaaattaatacaattaattaCTATAGAGAGAGTCAAACtggtatatatttataatatgctGCATTAAATATCCGTACATAGGATACTCTGTAATATCAATAGGATCTGGCCcataaagattatatatatatataacacgtgttagtaaaaatataaaaaaactggTTTGTCTGACTTAAAGCAACTATTCAATTTTacgtataaatttaaatactaaaatcatatttaacttttatattttatattttgtaagtaTTTCAGTTTatagattttcaatttttactagttttatcatttaattttattcacacattttattatcatagatttattttatacataatcTTTATACTtctattatcaattaaaatccgttaaaaatttataatggaAAGGAAATGTTTCCAGTATTATTTTTCGTCTagtttataaatatgatttcGAAACgtaaattaagaaatttcaGTTCCTTTTATTAAGCTTATGTCACCCTTGGAAACATATATGGTGATGTTTATTCATATcttattacataaaaataatatactcttaagaaaatatataagtttataataataataagtttaaaagaagtttataataagaataatgttattatatattatatgtgtcTCCCCCAAAGTCCGAACTCCAATGGTGTTTATAATAGTTGCATATGGCACTAAGCAGCGAGTTCTGAAGTGAGAAGCAGTGTTGACATTGAAAAACAGAGAGAGAATGGATACGAGTGAGTTGAGAAAAGCGGTGGAGGAGGTGGAACTAGTGGACGCTCATGCTCACAATATAGTTTCTCTTCACTCAAACCTTTCCTTCATCCACGCCTTTTCTGAGGCCAATGGTCAAGCGCTAACTTTCTCACCcaactctctttctttcaagGTAACTTCGCCTTTACAATTTACTCTCTAACTTTCTTTCATCAACCTTCTATTGCTGTCTCAAGAACAACATTTCCTTCtgcatttcaaattatatttaatttctatgtCTCGCAAACTTTGAGCGACATCGATTCATGcttctaattataaaaaaaagtcaactaCTCTGAACTAATGGCTGTGTCGTCTGTGACTCTTCACTAGCTGGTCAACGCGTATTTGTTGCAGAATTTGCAATACTGTAATACACTGGTGTGTCTTTATTATTGTACTATATATTATGAGCTGAAATTTTATTGGAAGTTGCTAAATTATGAGTTATAGTCCTCGTTTAAAGAAACTCACCTGTGAGTTTGTGTTTTTCAATCAATTTTGATTAcattaaatagtaaattttaagtttgatttCACCTTACAACATCATTTATAAGtataaggtgagatttgcataATTAACTaaaggtttatatatatatattttgtaaattgatcttatttttGGTTCATGTTGGACTTCCAACAAACTAACAAGAAAAGTCTTAGAGGACACCTCTAACTAATATTGCATTTGATTAATTATAATGGGTTTTGGTTTTGGCAGTTTACTAATTCTTTGGTTGGATTACATTCTGCTGTCGCTGTACTGAACACATGAAATAATCAATCCTTAGATTATATTAACAGAGATTAACATTTATTTAGTGATAATAATTTTGAAGTAAGGGGAGGAAATCAAATTAGATTAACACTTTTTCAGCTTTCTGTTCATACACAGAGCTATGCATAAAAAAGTCATTTTCTGCTTACTGTTTTATATAGTGCTTCATATGTGTAAGCAATTCAAGGTGCTTACACGAGTCAAGGTGCTGTTTCCTTGCTTCAGAGTGTCGGTGAATTTGATGGTGATTTCAGCACTCGTGCATTACTTTACTCTTCAACTTATATTTgctaaaatatgataaaaaaattatttgaggaACTTTATTCTCAGTCTGGCTTGAATCTTATTGTAACAGCCTATTTTGTCATGTTAATATAACAGAGAAATTTAAGAGACATTGCTGAGCTGTATAGATGTGAGATATCCTTGCAAGGTGTTGAAGAATACCGTAGAGTATCTGGATTGCAATCCATCAGCTCATCATGCTTTAAAGCTGCAAGAATAGCTGCCATACTTATTGATGATGGCTTACAATTGGACAAAAAGCATGATGTAGAATGGCACAAGAGTTTTATACCTTTTGTTGGTAGAATCTTAAGAATTGAACGATTGGCCGAGGAAATCCTCGATGAGGTGAGATACGAGCACAAAGGCACTTTTAATTTgcattatcataattattaggTATCTTaggtaaaatttcattacaGTATTTCTTGGGGACAAAAAATCCTACTCTGGTATTCGTTTAATGTTACTGTTTATTTCCACGTCATTATATATGCACTAAAGACAATACTATATTCAAAGCCCTTCTCTACTGTTGAAGTTAGAGGGTTAGGCCTTCAAATTTTCAGACATCTGTGTTACTTCCTTTCTGTGCAAGCATTTTATAGAATTAAGGAAAAAACAGAAGTCTTGAAATGAGGAGAAGTACGTTTGTGTTTTGCAAGGTTCATTCTGGACCAGTAGTTTGCATATGGACTTTCACAATATGTGCATCCATTTCAAAGGCTTCATCTGCTTAGCTATTTATAGAACTTAAAGTGTTTTGGCAAATTACGTTATGCATAACTTATCAGAGAAAAGTCTTTAAATAGAGATTCCTTAGTCTTTGTTGGAAAGGAGATTTGAGCCCAATTCTCTACTGAGCTTTTTGGTGTTGTCTTCTGctgaacattaaaaatatactatattagtatattaaaattctttttaatatattttaaaacatcaaaattagtatcatcaatatattttgaagGTATAACAGAGGAACAACATAGAAAAACCCAACAGACAATCCAAATTCATTTccaattcaattataatttaatcaacTTTATATCACATCTTCGGTTTGGATTTTTCGAATTTTGAGTGTTAAACATCTACTTACACATATACTCTTCGAGGGAGAAAAGGAATGAAGGAACTAATAAGTGTTTTTTCCCCAACATTTTAAGATCCTATAGTATTtgacttgaaaaaaaaaagagaattttgatccttattcTATGGGAGGCTGAAATGTCCAAGACACCCCATCATGATAGCAGGCCAGAAAGTTATTTGCTTTCCGCCAGAACCAGAATTTATCAATAGAAGATGGATTCTCTACAATGCTTGATGGCTATAACTATAGCTTGTTAATGCAAGTGAAGGTCTTACAGAAACTTCGGTGACATTCTTAATTTTGGTGCTTTTTCTTATTATGATTTCCAGACATCTCCTTCCAATTGCCATCAGTTAATCATTTTCTCACCCCGAAGTGGAGACTATTATGTGGCAGTTGAGTCTAAAAGTGAATTTAGCAAATgtgaagaaattaaattttatttgggAAATTATTCTCATCAGTAGAAGGCTGTGAATCAAGGCCAGTGCTGATTGTTAGGAATATGTAATTGTTCAACTGTATATTTTGCAAACTCCTGTTTAATTGCATCTGTCTATTTTCAGTCTTATTTATGTTCTACCTCTCGGTCGTTCTCATTCACCTTGTTGttatattatcttatatataaatattatgttgAAGGGCCTGCCCGATGGATCTTCTTGGACTGTGGATTCATTTACTAAAGCATTTCTCTCAAAGTTGAAATCATATCCTTTATATGTTTTTCTCTCTATCTCCCTCCACACACATGAAGCAATTCTTCTTTAGCTGTattagaatataatattttagctGTATTCCTTAGCGACGCTGTTACAGTTGCTGGTGAGATCTTTGGATTGAAAAGCATAGCTGCATACCGCAGTGGCTTAGAAATCAACACTAATGTTACTAATAACGATGCTGAGGAGGGACTAAGGCAAACATTGATTGGTAAGTATAGTGTGCaggtttattttaatataatctgTTTCAGGATATTCTTTCTCATCTTTCTTTACTTTCAGCTGGGAAGCCTGTCCGTATTGCAAACAAAAATCTTATTGACTACATCTTCTTACGAAGTTTGGAAGTTGCTCAATCCTATGACCTGCCAATGCAGATACACACGGGGTATtggataattttaaattgtttgataCTTTTACATATAATGATGTCCGAGTATTTTGGGggaaatatattttggaatttcaaaaaattactCAGCTAGCATTAATTGAAATACTTTGATTTCTATGTGCTTAACAGAACCTTGTTAGTAAGGTTACTTGAACAACAAAGCATATTGAGCTGTGACTATCTTACATTTTGGTCTCAAAACATCACAGATGTTAGTTAGGTGAAATTAGTTTGCGTCTTGTCCACTTCTAGGATCTACCACACTTTTCCTAAATGTTAAAGATACGTTTTCTTTTCCTATTCCCAGCTTTAGGATACTAATTTGTTCTTTTGTTCGATAGGTTTGGGGATAAAGATTTGGATATGCGACTCTCCAATCCTCTTCATCTACGTGCAGTTCTTGAGGACAAGAGATATTCAAAGTCTCGGATTGTGCTTTTGCATGCATCCTATCCATTCTCAAGGGAAGCGTCATATCTAGCCTCTGTTTACTCACAGGCAAACATTTTACAACTCAATCAATGGCTTGGTATTAGTATATTTGAGTTACTGGATAACTGGCTTGTAGCACAATCTTCTCTTTCAGGTCTACCTTGATTTTGGGCTGGCAATTCCAAAGTTGAGTGTACATGGGATGATTTCTTCAATGAAAGAGCTATTAGAATTGGCTCCACTAAATAAGGTgactataacaaaataaattgaatgtTATGTGTAAATTGCAAAGGAATAagaattttataatgaaattagaATCTTCTTGAATTGGGTTATCCAATGAAACATTTAAATCACAAGATAATGACTTTCTGGCCACGACATTTGCTATCTCACGAGAATAAACTTTGCAATGCAGGTGATGTTCAGTACTGATGGCTATGCATTTCCTGAAACATTTTACTTAGGTTGGTTAATATACTATTACacctaatataaatattatacttaaatgCTTTGTTATGGTATTTAAGTATCTTACTTTATTTGTCCCATAACATATGCAGTTTCCTTTGCTGACTCTTAAAATTTCTACACCTAGGTTGGCCACACCCAAGGAAAATATACATAGACTTTTTCAGAAAGTCTTAGTCCCTATGTAACGACTaactacttttatttttaaacttcttCCTATAATATACTTTCCAACTCCTCTCATTACTTTCCTGCTTAACAGTTTCTTAGCCCTATGGTTTTGTTTCCTCCAACTTTTGATCCATATGTTGTGTTTGGTGTCCTCATACACACGTTGTTGTCTATGCCAGTTGAAGCTTGGATATTACCAATACTTTTGTAGGTATATGCACATGAAACTATCCCACTTCCTCCTTGATACCGAAAACTAGATGTAGTATCTGGTGTGAAGAACCATCTACCTAATGTGAATCTGGTAGAATACTAAAAGTCTATGAGAGGAGGAAAAAGAATTAATAGGGTTGTTAAGGGGTTAGGAGGATACTGAGGTGTTTGTAACTGTTAGTAACAGTTAGTTAGAGGGAGGGTAGCCTATTTAAGAGGCTGAGGAACTCTTGTACATTTTTCAGTTTTGTTAATTCTTTTGTATGGACAGGACGTCTTTGTCCTTTGGAGGGAGAGAGCTCCTGTGAAGGCCTTGTGTGTGTACATTGTTACTGGTTATAGAAGAAATATACAGTCTTTTCTTTTCTGTGCGATTGTGTGTGGTGTGGGAGGAATGTATAGATTTCTTTATCAAAGAAACCTATCAGAGTCTCTCATAGCTTCCTCCACATCCTGTGCAATTTCCATGACTCGAATCAAATTTTTTGGATCAGGTCACTTAATTCAATTCTAGATATTAGCTTGCAACCCTGCATAGAAATATCCCAAGAGTTTATGTTATGTATATATAGAACTTGTGATGCCAATATTTCAAACTCCTAGGTGTAATCGTCCACCTTTCCATTGTGTCTTATGGCTGCTAATCTTTCAAACACAGTACTATTGTCCCTACCTCTGAATCATGTATTCAACATGTTGGAAACTCTTCCCGATATGGGTTCTTGGATCTGATGCCAAAATTCAAGCTAGTGACTTGTGCTTCCTCCCATACTAATGAtaaccaaatttaattttccGTTTGAGTGAAATTCTgcagttcaaaaaaaaaaatcagctCTTGCTATCCACTCTAATGGATCACTTCCTTCGAATGTAGGCAATTCCACCTGTATAGCCCGTGACCTCAACAATATTTCTCCCTCCTAATCAAATCTGATACCATGCACatatctttcttccttcttgtCATTGTTGTTGACTGAATTCTCCCCACCTTCTTTCACTTCTTTGATGTTCGGTAGCTTTCTTTCATAATAGACAAATCTACTTTGAATTCTACAACAACCTTTCCTTGTTCTCTGGCCCATCTTTCCAACATTGATAGGAACCCAAAACTaacaagagaaagaagagtaatatttcttCATTGAAACTACtgaaaagaacacaaaaatagGAGAGCACTCTCTCCTCCAAGGGTCCCTTCACAAAGGGCTGAAGCTCAATCTACAAATTTTCACTCCCCCTTCTCCTCTCTTATACATGACAATATATAGACTTTTACAAAAGGTCTCCATCTCATTTCACATAACAACCAACTGTTAACcaattaattatttctatttttatttctcttcctACAGTATACTTTCCAGACCCCTCTCTTTTTCCCTTGCCTATCAAACATAGTCAACTTTTCGTTATATCCATTCAGAATCTAACCCTTTATGTATTATTCAACAATTATCCACTCATAACGCAAGCACCAAAATACAAAGGAATTACTTCTTTTCACACAAGCATTCCCTGTCACAACTAACTGTTATCCTTCACTTGAAAAGGATTCTTCTGAATGAGAGAagattttattcaataaatttattttgaaacaatatatCAACATCTGTATATAGAGAATTCTAACCCTGAAGTATTGATTACAAAGTGATCTCTAGAATCTTCCAACATCTAACAATACACTTAGTATTCTATTAATAACACTTCCCACACCCCAACATCCCCTTCCCTCCACCCTGCTCCTCAAGTTGGTGAATGGATGTGGAAAGTTCATTAAGgtttatgaaagaaagaagtGGAAAATTCTCTTGGGATCACAGGCACACACCCAATGATTATGATCTTAACCGAAAGATTCTTTCTTGGTTTTGGAGGGGAGAAAAAGGGAGAATATAGAGGAGAGGGGGAGCACGTGTAGGGGGTATGAGAATTTTGGGAAATTGGGAGTGAGGTCAGAGTATATGATTTgtggagtttttttttcttctcctctGTTTCGTTAAGAGAGAGTGAGcaataacaaattatttcaCCTTTGTCTCTATTTCTGTCTTTGGTGCTATAAGTATGTCATTCCCAACTTGGTTGTGAGATCATGAAATCATTCTATGGATGACTTTTGGTAAATAGATTTGCTAACTGTTGCACATATGGGACATAAGAAGTAGTAATAAGGTCAATTCTTAACATGGTATGAAGTCTCACATTAACAAAAGAAAGgtcaatttacaatatataagtaggtgcaaaccaaagtccacttcttaacaatgCTAACgttagggttgagttaggctgaAAGTCTACTTCTTGACATGGTATGAAGTCCACATCGGCTAGAGATAACACTAATTTACattatataagtgggtgcaaacctcaccttacaagctgattttgtaaggttaaattagacttaaagtctaGTTCTTAACAACGCTAATGCTGGAAACTCCCAAGGTGCATGTAATGTGCTAACTTCAAAGGCGTAGATGGATATAtcatatttaagattttatgaTGATTTCAATTTATGAGcctttgaatattttttagctCGTAACTTCTTTTGAAACCTTAGGATTAGAATGTGATGCACAACTTGATGTCATGAATTAATGCTTGAATTTCTTGTCTATGAAAAATGAGAACAACATTATCTCTTTGTGGCTTTTgctgattttgaaattttttaactcATGGTGTAAATATTACTGGTTAAAGCTATGAGTTATTCTTTTACAGGTGCAAAGAAGTCTCGTGAAGTTGTTTTCTCTGTTCTACGTGATGCATGCATTGATGGTGATCTCTCAGTTCCTGAAGCTGTGGAAGCTGCAAAGGACATCTTTGCAAGAAATGCAATTCATTTCTACAAGATTACTCCAGCTAACAAGGTTATCAATTCACATAGTAATTTGTCCCAAAATTTGAGTGGTGACTTAGCCATTGATGTCTCACTTGTTCGTGTCATGTGGGTTGATGGTGCTGGACAACACAGATGTCGTGTGAGTCACCCTCAAGggcttttttctttttatttcattgttcTTTGAGTTTTCTAATTTTAGGTCCATTTATTATTCTGTTTACATTTGGAATCAATCTAAATTGCATGGTTCTCATGCCAATCATATTGTATATAGTTAGTTTCATGTGTTTTCTTGGATATCGTGTGGcaagagaaaaagatgaaatCTATCCTAGAAAAGAataagttgaaaataagacttattttattattctcaatcataaaaaatacattctcataccctctatttgtaataatctagttCTCCTagaaagggaaatagggaaactaggaaaaataaaataaaataaaagattatgtatctattttctctaattaggaagattctaaagatattatctcaaattacaacactccccctcaagttggtaaatgaatatattCTGTTTACATTTGGAATCAATCTAAATTGCATGGTTCTCATGCCAATCATATTGTATATAGTTAGTTTCATGTGTTTTCTTGGATATCGTGTGGcaagagaaaaagatgaaatCTATCCTAGAAAAGAataagttgaaaataagacttattttattattctcaatcataaaaaatacattctcataccctctatttgtaataatctagttCTCCTagaaagggaaatagggaaactaggaaaaataaaataaaataaaagattatgtatctattttctctaattaggaagattctaaagatattatctcaaattacaacactccccctcaagttggtaaatgaatatattCTGTTTACATTTGGAATCAATCTAAATTGCATGGTTCTCATGCCAATCATATTGTATATAGTTAGTTTCATGTGTTTTCTTGGATATCGTGTGGcaagagaaaaagatgaaatCTATCCTAGAAAAGAataagttgaaaataagacttattttattattctcaatcataaaaaatacattctcatactctctatttgtaataatctagttCTCCTagaaagggaaatagggaaactaggaaaaataaaataaaataaaagattatgtatctattttctctaattaggaagattctaaagatattatctcaaattacaacactccccctcaagttggtaaatgaatatcaatcattcccaacttgcctacaagatcttgaaatctacccagaggaagcccttttgtaaaaatatctgctatttgaagttctgtaggaacatgagttgtaatcacaaagcctctgtcaagattatctttgatgaaatgtctgtcaATTTCAATGTCTTTGGTTTTGTCATGCTGTACTGGATTATGGGCTATGCTCATAGCAGACTTATTGTCACAGTGTAGTTGCACCGGGTGTTCcactttgactttaagatcatccaaaatgattttaatccagagtccttcacacattccttgagtAAGGGCTCGAAATTCAGCTTTATCACTAGAACGGGATactctatcttgctttttgcttctccatGTTACCAAACTATCTCCAGAAGTTGATTTTCTGGCAGTAATAGAACCTGCATAGTCAGCATCAATATATATCTTCATAGTCAATGTGCCTTCCCTTTTGAATAATAGCCCATTTCTTGGATTTGACTTCaagtattggagaattttgtcaactgcttgcatgtgtctctctcttggatcatgcataaattggctcactacactaactgcataaccaatgtctggtcttgtgtgtgatagataaatcaattttcccaCCAATCTCTAATATTCGGCCTTCTCTACaggagcactttcttcacttccaattctgTGATTCTGTTCTATAGGAACTGTTGAGGTTCTACATCCTAGCTTTCCTGTTTCTTTGAGGAAATCAAGTATATATTTCCTTTGGAAGATGAAAATTCCGTTCTTGGAGTAggcaacctctattccaagaaaatatttgagttttcctaggtctttcatttcaGATTGAGctgtcaatttttcttttaatgccaatttttctgtttcatcatctcctgcaataatcatatcatccacatagacaagcaatagagtgagtttaccagtagaagagtgctttatgaataaagtatgatctccttggctttgtctgtatcccaaggaaaccattgcttttgtaaatcttccaaaccatgctctaggggattgcttaagaccatacaatgctttcttcaggaggcataccttgtttctttcatttttcacttcaaaacctgggggaatctccatgtacacttcctcatctagatttccatgaagaaagaCATTCTTCACATCCAGCTGGTGTAAGTCTCATCCAAAATGGGCAGCCAAATCAAGAATAACTCGAACTGTATTCATCCTTGCCACTAGGGCAAATGTCTCCTCATAATCAATCCCATATGTTTGggtatatccttttgccaccaatctagctttatatctttctattgtcccatctgccttatgtttcactgtgaatatccatctacaccctaccttcttgtctcttggcttatcaacaatctcccaagttgaatttctttctaatgcattcatctcttctttcatggcttgattccaatgttcaagtttcatggCCTCCTGGATTGAGGTAGGAATTTCTGTGGCATCAACGGCAGCAATAAAACTTTTGTGCTTATCagagagattgttagtgcaaacataCTGAGAAATAGGATATTTAGTACATGATCTTCTTCCCTTTCTCAATGCAATGGGTAAATCCTCAGTAATACTTACCTCTTCCTCATTGATATCTTCAGGGATACTCACCTCCGgattagacaatttttcttgctcgagagtcgaagtgggttgttctcttttttcatattttttgccaaaaaatttgtcttcctcttcttcctcattgtGGACTATGGTAGCTTCATTGTTCAGGTCTTGGGCATCCTGCAAAGACAAACATGGTAATGACAAGAAggagagttcatccacttcaagtGCTTTCTCCCCTTGAAGTGGTGGA from the Vigna angularis cultivar LongXiaoDou No.4 chromosome 3, ASM1680809v1, whole genome shotgun sequence genome contains:
- the LOC108321387 gene encoding protein fluG isoform X1, yielding MDTSELRKAVEEVELVDAHAHNIVSLHSNLSFIHAFSEANGQALTFSPNSLSFKRNLRDIAELYRCEISLQGVEEYRRVSGLQSISSSCFKAARIAAILIDDGLQLDKKHDVEWHKSFIPFVGRILRIERLAEEILDEGLPDGSSWTVDSFTKAFLSKLKSVAGEIFGLKSIAAYRSGLEINTNVTNNDAEEGLRQTLIAGKPVRIANKNLIDYIFLRSLEVAQSYDLPMQIHTGFGDKDLDMRLSNPLHLRAVLEDKRYSKSRIVLLHASYPFSREASYLASVYSQVYLDFGLAIPKLSVHGMISSMKELLELAPLNKVMFSTDGYAFPETFYLGAKKSREVVFSVLRDACIDGDLSVPEAVEAAKDIFARNAIHFYKITPANKVINSHSNLSQNLSGDLAIDVSLVRVMWVDGAGQHRCRAVPKKRFNDVVVKNGVGLAFAVMGFSSQMDGPAEGSGLTAVGETRLVPDLSTLRRIPWNKKDEMVLADMCIKPGEAWEYCPRDVLRRASKILKDEFDLEMNAGFENEFILLKMLKREGKEEWVPFDSSPYCSTSAFDAASPVLHEVVDSLHSLGIAVEQIHGEAAKGQFEVVLKYTICTKAADNLIFTREVVRAIARKHGMLATFIPKYALDDMGSGSHVHLSLWRNGQNVYMGSGTSSKHGISTLGREFMAGILQHLPSILAFIAPLPNSYDRLQPNTWSGAYLFWGNENKEAPLRASSPPGTLDGLATNFEMKSFDGSANPYLGLAAILAAGIDGLRRHLPLPEPVDSNPNPETLQRLPASLSESLDALHKDDFLKEFISEKLLTAIKAIRKAEIEHYTKHKDAYKELIHRY